From the Apis cerana isolate GH-2021 linkage group LG3, AcerK_1.0, whole genome shotgun sequence genome, one window contains:
- the LOC107993845 gene encoding actin-related protein 2/3 complex subunit 5-C, whose translation MSRNDGKKDSSASTFRKIDVDQYSDNNFREEDADGGIGGPTGPDENEILTLLSQGKNAEALISVLRSAPLGCKNQQVKDNARNLTLKVLLSIKSTQIDDCLTQLDRDMLDVLMKYIYRGFEIPTEGSSSHLLTWHEKVYNISGVGSIVRAFADSKRA comes from the exons atgtCAAGAAACGATGGCAAAAAAGATTCATCAGCATCGacatttcgaaaaatcgatgttgaTCAATATAGTGATAATAATTTCAGAGAAGAAGATGCTGATGGAGGCATAGGAGGACCTACAGGTccagatgaaaatgaaattttaacacTTCTTAGCCA gggTAAGAATGCCGAAGCTTTAATATCAGTATTGAGATCTGCACCACTTGGATGCAAAAATCAACAAGTAAAG GACAATGCTCGGAATTTAACACTAAAAGTTCTTCTAAGTATAAAATCTACTCAAATAGATGATTGTTTAACACAATTAGATCGTGACATGCTGGatgttttaatgaaatatatttatcgggGATTTGAAATTCCAACAGAAGGTAGCAGTAGTCATTTATTAACTTGGCACGAAAAGGTATATAATATCAGTGGTGTTGGCAGTATTGTTCGGGCATTTGCAGATAGCAAACgtgcttaa
- the LOC107993888 gene encoding programmed cell death protein 10 — translation MTMGDETPVTSLVLPVILRPILMKLERQNVLAAQTLRTALLKAENSHPGITHDLILGIIRRAELNLDMNESVLRLQGTASDYDVVEYKSTRSEDAFQELNRKSTSLKRILSRIPDEITDRKTFLETIKEIASAIKKLLDAVNEVTAFIRGSAGKQALDQRKREFVKYSKRFSNTLKEYFKEGQANAVFVSALYLIHQTNMIMLTVKDKCE, via the exons ATGACAATGGGTGATGAGACTCCAGTTACATCACTGGTTCTTCCTGTCATTTTAAGACCAATATTAATGAag TTAGAGAGGCAAAATGTATTGGCTGCTCAAACATTACGTACAGCTTTATTAAAAGCTGAAAATTCTCATCCAGGAATTACACATGATTTAATTCTTGGTATAATACGACGTGCAGAACTTAATCTTGATATGAATGAAAGTGTTCTTAGATTACAAGGAACAGCTTCTGATTATGatg ttgtAGAATATAAATCAACAAGGTCTGAAGATGCCTTTCAAGAATTAAACCGTAAATCAActtctttaaaaagaatactTAGCAGAATTCCTGATGAAATAACAGATCGTAAGACTTTTCTTGAAACAATCAA agAAATTGCAAGTGCAATAAAAAAACTGTTAGATGCAGTGAATGAAGTAACTGCATTTATTCGTGGTTCTGCTGGAAAACAAGCATTAgatcaaagaaaaagagaatttgttaaatatagtaaaagatTTAGCAAtacattaaaagaatattttaaagaaggaCA aGCAAATGCAGTATTTGTGAGTGcattatatttgatacatCAAACAAATATGATAATGCTCACAGTAAAAGATAAATGTGAATAA
- the LOC107993872 gene encoding uncharacterized protein LOC107993872, whose product MNCPKLVSKYFTPKILWYQTDTTVIVRILLQDIKEYFLRVEYDHLLFSTTVNSKNYYIYLYLFGTVIAEKTIHINLEREIKITLIKAHKWTEWLRLCIEKERNPLISIDSAHIYKRDWIIDSLKNIERESFAEYKRRHNITQIMPDVPSTDEEESDDEAMDMLFL is encoded by the exons atgaattgtcCAAAACttgtaagtaaatattttacgcCAAAAATTCTATGGTATCAAACAGATACTACGGTAATCGTACGTATTTTATTACAAGATATAAAGGAATATTTCCTTCGAGTAGAATatgatcatttattatttag cACTAcagtaaattcaaaaaattattatatttatttatatctttttggaACTGTAATAGCAGAAAAAACAATTCACATAAACttagaaagagaaattaaaataacacttATAAAGGcacataaat GGACAGAATGGTTAAGATTatgtattgaaaaagaaagaaatccttTAATTAGTATAGATTcagcacatatatataaacgtgATTGGATTattgattcattaaaaaacataG AAAGAGAAAGTTTTGCAGAGTATAAACGTAGACATAATATAACTCAAATAATGCCAGATGTACCATCTACTGATGAAGAAGAATCTGATGATGAAGCAATGGACatgttatttctttaa